A single region of the Metarhizium brunneum chromosome 6, complete sequence genome encodes:
- the pta1 gene encoding mRNA cleavage and polyadenylation specificity factor complex subunit pta1 produces the protein MSSNLSVPEQIRQLNDARKLVLGDVKYYPNVVRGLLPIIGPNAQVELRRWGAEFLAEAFSTPALPNGEKETMQLYVLATVESLLQNEREDPQVLRSVILTAASIYPLALRWIINNGYDTVTWDKMLSIKQKILRLWESAVPTVRISCIKFAQRVVLAQTVSTGAEFRHAGILDISLDKVPPNHQSLDPRNLEAEASGLLDRMLVVLQESTDTLVVDATLNSLPILVRTRPATSSRILNTLLSFNPLQLANSPLTPRSKVMIKSMEKTARLLLLHVTKRDPHNPMVPRIHQHIERMARTVMDVLDDSSRKRPLEAQQHDGYDAKRQRVAESYTPQIPPLGSGPHSLADMFTLVGHDGLKSFDLSQVPAAMIAKVTVTALSRIDSQFLSKAVDGVRGRLTTLANAPAPELNPNTAPLGVDEDDDDYEPDFYQAEDTEQILNKLDGASPPLPAELTALDSSLALASFSLPQPAQLTPETALSAGSGTVAKVVDMMKSLEEPTAKKHKAGFIRLAASSGSKDAWMTILTRLATRSSTGLEEISVKGEEDESSRQPSLGNTIREVIYNYVMEDFRKHIDVAVSWLCEEWYNDKMQARLGGDYPGNYEKNTLRLINGFLPYLHPQDKVLTRFLSEIPELNRAMLSRVKDMCRDPSVTQLALTSLLYLAMMRPPVKEMALDTVQDIWTEFEDARPMAGKYLSKYRPGFVEAAEAKANRDSTGLESSGTAIAT, from the exons ATGAGCTCCAACCTATCAGTGCCGGAGCAGATCCGCCAGCTCAATGACGCGCGAAAGCTCGTTCTGGGGGATGTAAAGTACTATCCGAATGTGGTGAGAGGTCTTCTTCCAATCATTGGACCCAATGCGCAGGTTGAATTGCGACGATGGGGAGCGGAATTCCTGGCCGAGGCTTTTTCAACGCCTGCACTCCCCAACGGCGAGAAGGAAACGATGCAGCTCTATGTTCTGGCGACGGTGGAATCTCTGTTGCAGAATGAGAGGGAGGATCCGCAAGTGCTGCGGAGTGTTATTCTGACGGCGGCGAGTATTTATCCGCTGGCTTTGCGATGGAT TATAAATAATGGGTACGATACGGTCACATGGGATAAGATGTTGAGTATCAAGCAGAAAATATTGCGATTGTGGGAGAGTGCTGTTCCAACCGTAAGGATTAGCTGCATTAAGTTCGCCCAGAGGGTGGTTCTTGCGCAGACCGTCTCAACGGGGGCGGAGTTTCGA CACGCCGGTATTCTTGACATCTCACTAGACAAGGTTCCGCCTAACCATCAGTCACTCGATCCTAGAAACCTCGAGGCTGAAGCGTCGGGACTTTTAGATCGTATGCTTGTCGTTTTGCAAGAGAGCAC TGATACTCTTGTTGTCGATGCGACACTAAACAGCCTGCCAATTCTTGTACGGACCAGACCCGCGACATCGAGCCGAATTCTTAACACACTACTTAGCTTCAACCCTCTTCAATTAGCGAACTCGCCCCTGACACCGAGGAGCAAAGTCATGATCAAGTCCATGGAGAAAACTGCGAGATTACTGCTCCTTCATGTCACTAAACGAGATCCTCATAATCCAATGGTACCAAGAATACACCAGCATATTGAACGCATGGCACGTACGGTGATGGATGTTCTGGACGACTCTAGCAGGAAGCGACCACTGGAAGCACAGCAACACGATGGTTATGATGCCAAACGCCAGCGAGTGGCTGAGTCATATACACCACAAATTCCACCCCTTGGCTCTGGGCCACACAGCTTGGCCGATATGTTTACACTTGTTGGCCACGATGGTTTGAAGTCATTTGACTTGTCACAAGTCCCAGCTGCCATGATAGCAAAGGTCACAGTCACAGCATTATCACGTATAGACTCTCAATTCCTGTCAAAAGCTGTTGACGGAGTGCGTGGACGACTCACCACGTTGGCTAATGCACCTGCTCCGGAATTGAATCCTAATACTGCACCGCTTGGCgtcgacgaagacgacgatgactACGAACCCGATTTCTATCAGGCAGAAGATACCGAGCAAATTTTGAACAAGCTAGATGGAGCATCGCCGCCCCTTCCTGCTGAACTCACAGCTTTGGATAGCTCACTAGCTCTGGCATCATTCAGCTTACCTCAGCCTGCTCAACTTACACCCGAAACGGCACTTAGCGCTGGAAGTGGAACAGTAGCAAAGGTGGTCGATATGATGAAATCACTGGAGGAACCTACGGCCAAGAAGCATAAGGCTGGATTTATCCGTCTGGCAGCAAGCTCGGGGAGCAAGGACGCCTGGATGACCATACTAACCCGACTTGCCACGCGGTCGTCCACTGGATTAGAGGAAATTTCCGTaaaaggcgaagaagacgaatCGTCGCGGCAACCGTCTCTTGGCAACACTATTCGCGAAGTTATATACAACTATGTTATGGAGGATTTCCGAAAACATATCGATGTCGCCGTGTCATGGCTCTGCGAGGAATGGTACAATGACAAAATGCAGGCTCGATTGGGCGGGGACTACCCCGGAAACTACGAGAAAAACACATTACGACTGATAAACGGCTTTCTTCCCTACCTTCACCCACAAGACAAGGTTTTGACCAGGTTTTTAAGCGAAATACCCGAGTTGAATCGTGCTATGCTGTCAAGAGTCAAAGACATGTGCCGTGACCCTAGCGTTACGCAGTTAGCTCTGACGAGTTTGTTGTATTTGGCTATGATGCGGCCTCCTGTGAAAGAAATGGCTCTCGATACCGTTCAGGATATCTGGACAGAGT TTGAGGATGCCAGGCCAATGGCAGGCAAGTACCTGTCCAAGTATCGGCCTGGATTCGTGGaagcggccgaggccaaggcgaaCAGAGACAGCACTGGTCTAGAATCATCAGGAACAGCCATTGCGACATGA
- the COA3 gene encoding Cytochrome c oxidase assembly factor 3: MAGSSGHSTYYDRRYRQGPALIRARRPYLFKNAFTGLGLLAVVGGIYWYTLKAVGQDDFDDVKVPDAPQNPVPAK; encoded by the exons ATGGCTGG AAGCAGCGGACACTCAACATACTATGATCGCCGGTATCGCCAGGGCCCGGCGCTTATTCGCGCGCGCCGGCCTTACTTGTTCAAGAATGCATTCACTGGCCTGGGTCTTCTTGCCGTTGTAGGGGGCATAT ATTGGTACACACTAAAAGCTGTCGGACAAGACGATTTTGACGATGTTAAAGTCCCAGATGCGCCGCAAAATCCCGTACCCGCAAAATAG
- the NOP12 gene encoding Nucleolar protein 12 — protein MAKKSSVLQASSKAIDPTLDALFASSSGPVQAPSASRYSALLEKKPRETLKSATETENNEDEDAAEDVEELSEISEELEYDEDKDSEDDSSSNEDSDDDAGEDGNSEEDLVEKGEDISMAEGEDQVSEAGKDGNQPRRERKRKRKDDNEDLEAKYMAELTKDDEEEPSGKRQKAEGKDDEDEENVVPVHESLAKKSTDSDIEKASRTVFLANVSTEAISSKAAKKTLLTHLSSVLDPHGMPVQKLESIRFRSVAFSTGSMPKRAAYITKSLMGATTKSTNAYAVFSTPAAARLVASKLNGTEVLGRHIRVDSVAHPSPTDHRRCIFVGNLGFVDDETVVNTTKEGENVEKKRTKVPSDIEEGLWRTFSKTGKVENVRVVRDPTTRVGKGFAYVQFYDANDVEAALLSDGKKFPPMLPRELRVTRAKDPRKTARTQERALAKAVAADSKSRNTKYSPKLTPEQQAAAGRANRLLGRAGGFMHRKKSGSDGVNTMPNQKVVFEGNRASSKDGKPKDLKFGKKKGKGRPQNRATKRAAEWRKKSS, from the exons ATGGCTAAAAA AAGCTCAGTGTTGCAGGCTTCGTCCAAAGCAATTGACCCCACCCTCGACGCCTTGTTTGCCAGCAGT TCCGGTCCTGTGCAAGCTCCCTCAGCATCTCGCTACTCTGCGTTGCTGGAAAAGAAGCCTCGCGAGACCCTCAAGTCAGCAACCGAGACCGAAAACaacgaagatgaagatgcggcAGAGGATGTTGAGGAGCTCTCAGAGATTAGCGAAGAACTAGAATACGACGAGGATAAGGATAGTGAAGACGATTCCTCAAGTAATGAGGACAGTGATGACGATGCGGGAGAGGACGGAAATAGTGAAGAAGATCTGGTAGAAAAAGGGGAGGATATTTCCATGGCGGAAGGTGAAGACCAGGTTTCGGAGGCAGGTAAAGATGGGAACCAACCCAGACGTGAGAGAAAACGGAAGAGAAAGGACGACAACGAAGACCTGGAAGCAAAGTACATGGCCGAGTTGACAaaggatgacgaagaggaaCCCTCGGGCAAGCGACAAAAAGCAGAGGGGaaggacgatgaggacgaagAAAATGTGGTTCCAGTTCACGAAAGCTTGGCAAAGAAATCTACAGACTCGGATATCGAAAAGGCGTCACGAACAGTCTTCCTGGCCAATGTCTCAACAGAAGCCATCTCCTCTAAAGCTGCCAAAAAGACCCTTCTCACCCATCTCTCCTCCGTCCTGGATCCGCACGGCATGCCTGTCCAAAAACTCGAATCCATCCGCTTCCGATCCGTCGCCTTCTCTACGGGCTCCATGCCCAAAAGAGCTGCCTACATCACAAAGTCTCTCATGGGAGCCACGACCAAATCTACCAACGCCTACGCTGTCTTCTCTACCCCAGCTGCCGCCAGACTCGTCGCCTCCAAGCTCAACGGCACCGAAGTTCTAGGCCGTCACATTCGTGTAGACAGCGTTGCGCACCCCAGTCCCACAGACCACCGTCGGTGCATATTTGTCGGCAACTTGGGCTTCGTTGACGACGAAACCGtcgtcaacaccaccaaggaGGGCGAAAATGTTGAAAAGAAGCGTACCAAGGTTCCCTCCGATATCGAAGAAGGGCTCTGGCGAACATTCAGCAAGACAGGCAAAGTTGAGAATGTCCGTGTCGTTCGCGATCCCACGACCAGAGTCGGCAAAGGCTTCGCATACGTCCAATTCTAC GACGCCAATGATGTCGAAGCGGCTCTCCTTTCCGACGGCAAAAAATTCCCTCCCATGCTCCCCCGCGAACTTCGCGTAACCAGAGCCAAGGACCCTCGCAAGACCGCCCGCACACAGGAGCGAGCTCTGGCGAAGGCGGTCGCGGCCGACAGCAAGTCCCGCAACACAAAGTACTCGCCGAAACTCACTCCCGAACAACAAGCTGCCGCCGGACGAGCAAACAGGCTCCTCGGCCGTGCAGGAGGCTTCATGCACCGCAAGAAATCAGGCAGCGACGGTGTCAACACCATGCCGAATCAAAAGGTTGTGTTCGAGGGCAATCGCGCATCGTCCAAAGATGGAAAACCGAAGGATTTGAAGTTTGGtaagaagaagggcaaggggAGGCCTCAGAATAGGGCGACCAAGAGAGCAGCCGAGTGGAGGAAGAAGTCTTCATAG
- the TUB1_1 gene encoding Tubulin alpha chain, with protein sequence MKGEILHLHLGQAGVQLGNSAWELYLLEHGLGPDGRPDPNAKDVGDPGSFETFFTETSNGKHVPRSIFMDLDPSPIDEIRTGSYRQLFHPELLISGKEDAANNYARGHYTIGKEMVDTVMERVRRVTDNCNSLQGFLIFHSFGGGTGSGFGALMLERLATEYGKKTKLEFAVYPSPRTNTSVVEPYNAVLSTHSTIENSDCTFLVDNEAVYDICRRNLDITRPSHEHLNRLIAQVVSSITSSLRFDGALNVDLNEFQTNLVPYPRIHYPLISYAPVVSASKSKHESFKVADLTFQCFEPNNQMVVCDPRNGKYMAVALLYRGDVVPRDCTAAIAQVKAKASFNLVEWCPTGFKLGINYQKPMAVPAPAEDGALASVERSVSMLSNTTAIAEAWSRLDHKFDLMHSKRAFVHWYVGEGMEEGEFTEAREDLAALEKDYEEVAADGIDAEEELEY encoded by the exons ATGAAGGGCGAG ATTCTTCACCTTCACCTGGGCCAAGCTGGCGTCCAGCTGGGTAACTCTGCTTGGGAGCT CTACCTCCTCGAACACGGCCTTGGCCCTGATGGCCGCCCTGACCCCAACGCCAAGGATGTCGGCGACCCAGGCTCTTTCGAGACTTTCTTCACCGAGACCAGCAATGGCAAACACGTTCCTCGATCCATCTTTATGGATCTTGACCCGTCTCCCATTGACGAGATCCGAACCGGCTCTTACCGTCAGCTCTTCCACCCCGAACTGTTGATCAGCGGAAAGGAGGATGCGGCCAACAACTATGCCCGTGGCCACTACACCATTGGAAAGGAAATGGTTGACACTGTCATGGAGCGCGTTCGCCGCGTTACTG ACAACTGCAACTCTCTTCAGGGCTTCCTGATCTTCCACTCCTTTGGTGGCGGCACCGGCTCTGGTTTCGGTGCTCTCATGCTGGAACGCCTTGCCACAGAGTATGGCAAGAAGACCAAGCTCGAGTTCGCCGTTTATCCTTCGCCTCGTACCAATACTTCAGTTGTTGAGCCTTACAATGCCGTCCTCTCCACGCACAGCACCATTGAGAACTCGGACTGTACTTTCCTCGTCGATAACGAAGCTGTCTACGACATTTGCCGCCGCAACCTGGATATTACCCGGCCCTCGCACGAGCATCTCAATCGTTTGATCGCCCAGGTTGTGAGCTCCATCACTTCGTCTCTGCGCTTTGACGGTGCTCTCAACGTCGATCTCAACGAGTTCCAGACCAACCTGGTTCCTTACCCACGTATCCATTACCCATTGATCAGCTATGCCCCCGTTGTTTCTGCTTCCAAGAGCAAGCACGAAAGCTTCAAGGTTGCAGACCTCACCTTCCAGT GTTTCGAGCCTAACAACCAGATGGTTGTCTGCGACCCTCGCAACGGCAAGTACATGGCTGTCGCTCTCTTGTACCGTGGCGACGTCGTCCCCCGCGACTGCACTGCCGCCATCGCACaagtcaaagccaaggccTCCTTTAACTTGGTCGAGTGGTGTCCCACAGGTTTCAAGCTCGGAATCAACTACCAGAAGCCCATGGCTGTCCCCGCCCCCGCCGAAGACGGCGCTCTTGCCTCCGTCGAGCGATCCGTCTCCATGCTCTCCAACACCACCGCAATTGCCGAGGCCTGGTCCCGACTTGACCACAAGTTCGACCTTATGCACAGCAAGCGCGCCTTCGTGCACTGGTATGTTGGCGAGGGTATGGAGGAGGGTGAGTTTACGGAGGCTCGTGAAGATTTGGCTGCCCTCGAGAAGGATTATGAGGAGGTTGCTGCCGATGGCAtcgatgccgaggaggagctcgAATACTAA
- the RPS15 gene encoding 40S ribosomal protein uS19 encodes MADEYNAEEAAELKKRRAFRKFSYRGIDLDNLLDLSSDQLRDVVHARARRRINRGLKRRPMGLIKKLRKAKQEAKPNEKPDLVKTHLRDMIVVPEMIGSVIGIYSGKEFNQVEIKPEMVGHYLAEFSISYKPVKHGRPGIGATNSSRFIPLK; translated from the exons ATGGCTGACGAATAC AACGCCGAGGAGGCCGCTGAGctcaagaagagaagagcgTTCCGCAAGTTTTCCTACCGAGGAATCGATCTTGACAA CCTCCTAGACCTCAGCTCCGACCAGCTGCGTGATGTTGTCCACGCCCGCGCCCGCCGCAGGATCAACCGTGGCCTGAAGCGCCGCCCTATGGGTCTGATCAAGAAGCTCCGCAAGGCTAAGCAGGAGGCCAAGCCCAACGAGAAGCCTGACTTGGTCAAGACTCACCTTCGCGACATGATTGTCGTCCCCGAGATGATTGGTAGCGTCATTGGTATCTACTCAGGCAAGGAGTTCAACCAGGTGGAGATCAAGCCTGAGATGGTTGGCCACTACCTCGCTGAATTCTCTATCTCATA CAAGCCCGTCAAGCACGGCCGACCCGGTATTGGTGCCACCAACTCTTCTCGCTTCATTCCCCTCAAATAA
- the nuo17.8 gene encoding NADH-ubiquinone oxidoreductase 17 subunit yields MFAARQRAGQIARQLPRTARTYASDAHGHHKAAEVNESFGKGSIATVAAFFGGVLLYQFAPKQGEDSSVSSLINKYLSRKEDWEETNALHTRAMEQAGFDRNLFENASNQHRFVDVSYPEAFQSHAPRNIQAGHLVNLDHVVEHYKQKHLQDEERKARKLAEQKA; encoded by the exons ATGTTCGCTGCACGACAGAGGGCAGGCCAGATTGCCCGGCAGCTTCCGCGGACAGCTCGCACCTACGCATCCGacgcccatggccaccacaaggccgccgaggttAACGAGTCTTTCGGG AAAGGCTCCATCGCCACCgttgccgccttcttcggAGGTGTCTTGTTATATCAGTTTGCCCCCAAGCAGGGCGAGGACTCATCCGTCTCCAGCCTGATCAATAAGTATCTCTCGCGCAAGGAGGACTGGGAGGAGACCAATGCCCTGCACACCAGGGCTATGGAACAGGCTGGGTTCGACCGAAACCTCTTCGAGAACGCCTCCAACCAGCACAGATTCGTTGACGTTTCGTACCCTGA GGCTTTCCAATCTCACGCTCCCAGGAATATTCAGGCCGGTCATCTTGTGAACTTGGACCATGTGGTGGAGCACTATAAGCAGAAGCACCTCCAGGACGAGGAGAGGAAAGCGAGGAAATTGGCCGAGCAGAAGGCGTAG